The Streptomyces sp. Alt3 genome has a segment encoding these proteins:
- a CDS encoding sugar phosphate isomerase/epimerase family protein has translation MKLAFSTLGVPGMPVADVVRLAAGQGYQGVELRAHPEEPVHPGLGSFERAAVVEEFKRGGVEILTVAGYVKVAAAGEDGPVLAELAGLVELARDLGARYVRVFPGGGDQDPAESDAIAARRLGAAAPHAADLGVRILLETHDSHRGGADVARVVGTVGHGQIGALWDVMHTWLAGEEPVASHAVLAPHLGYVQVKDIASAEDTTPLALGAGVLPLRECLDTLDQDSWVCWEYEKRWYPEAAGLPELLAAGREHVLRLGAPKQ, from the coding sequence GTGAAGCTCGCTTTCTCGACCCTCGGAGTACCGGGCATGCCCGTCGCGGACGTGGTGCGGCTCGCCGCCGGGCAGGGCTACCAGGGGGTCGAGCTGCGCGCCCACCCGGAGGAGCCGGTGCACCCCGGCCTGGGGTCGTTCGAACGGGCCGCTGTGGTGGAGGAGTTCAAGCGGGGCGGGGTCGAGATCCTCACCGTCGCCGGTTACGTGAAGGTCGCCGCCGCGGGCGAGGACGGGCCGGTGCTCGCGGAGCTCGCCGGGCTGGTGGAGCTGGCCCGTGACCTGGGCGCCCGGTACGTCCGGGTGTTCCCCGGGGGCGGGGACCAGGATCCCGCCGAGTCCGACGCGATCGCCGCCCGCCGGCTCGGGGCCGCCGCCCCGCACGCCGCCGACCTGGGAGTCCGGATCCTGCTGGAGACGCATGACTCGCACCGGGGCGGGGCCGACGTCGCGCGGGTGGTGGGCACCGTCGGGCACGGGCAGATCGGCGCGCTCTGGGACGTCATGCACACCTGGCTGGCCGGTGAGGAGCCCGTGGCCAGCCACGCGGTGCTGGCCCCGCACCTGGGATACGTACAGGTGAAGGACATCGCCTCCGCCGAGGACACCACCCCGCTGGCCCTCGGTGCCGGGGTGCTGCCGCTGCGGGAGTGCCTGGACACGCTGGACCAGGACAGCTGGGTCTGCTGGGAGTACGAGAAGCGGTGGTACCCCGAGGCCGCCGGGCTGCCGGAGCTGCTGGCGGCGGGACGCGAACACGTCCTGCGGCTGGGCGCGCCGAAGCAGTAG
- a CDS encoding GAF domain-containing protein — translation MPTSPSFHAPGDAARHELLQSVVDVARAIFGAAASSVCLLDEEADELVFQAVSGEGEAFLVGRRFPAGRGIAGWVATSGEPMVVDDLSRNTSFDRSLAESTEYVPDALMAAPLISESRVLGVLEVLDPSPQARSGVRELDLLAMFARQAAAALRVLAPHAAATGGRGLEGERREDALELLGSLERLLRGTG, via the coding sequence ATGCCCACCTCCCCGTCCTTCCACGCCCCGGGTGACGCCGCCCGGCACGAGTTGCTCCAGTCGGTCGTCGACGTGGCGCGGGCGATCTTCGGGGCGGCGGCCAGCTCCGTCTGCCTGCTGGACGAGGAGGCGGACGAGCTGGTCTTCCAGGCGGTCTCCGGCGAGGGCGAGGCCTTCCTGGTGGGGCGCAGGTTCCCCGCGGGGCGCGGTATCGCCGGCTGGGTGGCGACCTCGGGTGAGCCGATGGTGGTGGACGACCTGAGCCGGAACACGTCGTTCGACCGCTCGTTGGCGGAGTCCACCGAGTACGTCCCGGACGCCCTGATGGCCGCCCCGCTGATCAGCGAGTCACGCGTCCTAGGGGTGCTGGAGGTGCTGGATCCCTCCCCCCAGGCGCGGTCGGGCGTCCGTGAGCTGGACCTGCTGGCGATGTTCGCCCGGCAGGCGGCGGCGGCGCTGCGGGTGCTCGCCCCGCACGCGGCCGCCACCGGCGGGCGGGGGCTCGAGGGCGAACGGCGCGAGGACGCGCTGGAGTTGCTCGGCAGCCTGGAGCGACTGCTGCGGGGTACGGGCTGA
- a CDS encoding S8 family peptidase, protein MGTVGTGTVPGQGLTWSLRGRGPDDVPVPADEGPPGGLPARQATGRGVRVCVVDSGVELDHPLVGPVESSWVVVKDPGSGAVTVEPTDTGDTCGHGTACAGIIRRTAPDCEIHSVRVLGERFSGTGEVLMAGLRWAVEQRFDVVNLSLSTTRARFAPELHGLADRAYFGRTVIVASAHNTPVESFPWRFASVISVGSHQEDDELHLYNPEPPVEFFGPGQNVSVPWLGGRTIRTTGNSFATPYVAGLCARVLSGHPRMTAFQLKNALYLSAANVHADPRPSTAAGDTRDDSEN, encoded by the coding sequence ATGGGAACCGTCGGAACAGGCACGGTCCCGGGGCAGGGACTCACCTGGAGCCTGCGCGGACGCGGCCCCGACGACGTACCGGTCCCCGCGGACGAGGGGCCGCCGGGCGGTCTGCCCGCGCGGCAGGCGACCGGGCGCGGGGTGCGGGTGTGCGTGGTGGACTCCGGTGTGGAGCTCGACCACCCGCTGGTCGGCCCGGTGGAGAGTTCCTGGGTGGTGGTCAAGGACCCGGGGAGCGGAGCGGTCACGGTCGAACCGACCGACACCGGCGACACCTGCGGACACGGCACGGCGTGCGCGGGGATCATCCGCCGCACCGCGCCGGACTGCGAGATCCACAGCGTACGGGTGCTGGGCGAGCGGTTCTCCGGCACCGGCGAGGTGCTGATGGCCGGGCTCCGCTGGGCGGTGGAGCAGCGCTTCGACGTGGTGAACCTGAGCCTGTCGACCACCCGCGCCCGGTTCGCCCCCGAGCTGCACGGCCTCGCCGACCGGGCGTACTTCGGCCGCACGGTGATCGTCGCCTCGGCGCACAACACCCCTGTGGAGAGCTTCCCCTGGCGGTTCGCCTCGGTGATCTCCGTGGGCAGCCACCAGGAGGACGACGAGCTGCACCTCTACAACCCGGAGCCCCCGGTGGAGTTCTTCGGGCCGGGTCAGAACGTGTCCGTGCCGTGGCTGGGGGGCCGGACGATCCGCACCACGGGGAACAGCTTCGCCACCCCGTACGTCGCGGGGCTCTGCGCCCGCGTCCTCTCCGGGCATCCCAGGATGACGGCCTTCCAGCTCAAGAACGCCCTCTACCTCTCCGCGGCCAACGTGCACGCGGACCCGCGTCCTTCCACAGCGGCAGGAGACACCCGTGACGACTCCGAGAACTGA